The window CATGCCTAGGAGTTCATGAACCCTCTGCAAATGAAGAAACACGTCAGACACCTGCCCTTCAAGTGAGATAATTCTAAATCACAGAATCAGTACAGTTTCCTGGAGGATTACAGTTTGCTTGCACTCCCATTATGTTACCAACATAAGCATCTTTCCTTTCACAATACCTCTTCCCTATTCCCTTACTGATACACCCAAAAATTAGCTTCCAAATAAACTACATGCAATAAAATTTTGTCTTTGGATCTTCTGACGGAAACCAACCTAAGTAACTAACAAGAGCTACTACCCTTCTATAAATAACCACTTGATGTGATGGTTCCTGAAATTCTCTAGAGTTGTACTTATGGGAATCAAAAGAGATTTCCTCATATTGTTATTATCAAATGAGTACAATTTCAGTCATCAAATATTATGTAGTAGATATTACTGCTGCCtgctgaaataataaaataatacccTTATATGGTAGATTCACATTTCCCATGGTAGCCAAAGTAGTGAATAAATGCTCTACAGAAGTAGTAGAATTTTATTCAGTGAAGTAGATAATATATATAGTTCTACCTATTTTAGCTGTCAGATTCCTCAGTAGAGATATCCAAAGAGCAGATGGATGTATAGTTTTAGAGCTCCAGAGATAGAGCCAGTTAGCAACGTCTGCCATAATGTCTCCATTTGCTCAGTCGCTTTACAGATACCTTTATGTCTTTGTTCcttaatgtatatattatggGATTTAAAATGGGGGTGATAGCAAAGTCAGCAATGAACAGGTATTTGTCAATTGATGATGTGGGGAAAGGCCAGACATAGAGAAACATGCATGGAGTGAAAAATAGAACCACCACAGTGATGTGAGATGACAGTGTGACAAATGCTTTGGATAAATCTCCTGAAGCACGTTTCCAGACAGTGACCAAAATGAAGACATAGGAAAGGATTAGCAGGAAGAAGGTGCCCATGCTCATGAAGCCACTGTTAGCAGCAATAATAAACTCAAATTTAACTCCATCTGTGCACGCAAGCTTTATGATCCTGGGAAAGTCACAGTAAAAGCTGTCTACCTCATTAGGACCACAAAAAGGCAAGTTTATAATGAAAGCAAACTGAGACATAGCATGGATCACTCCAATCACCCAGCCAGTGATTACAAATGAAACACATATTTTAGGGTTCATGATGTTCAGATAGTGAAGAGGCTTACAAATTGCGATGTACCTGTCAAATGCCATGGCTATGAGCAGCACCATCTCCACTCCTCCCATGATGTGAATGAAGCACATCTGTGTCATGCAACCTTGGAAGGAAATTATCTTGTATTCATTTAAAAGGTCCCCAATCATCTTTGGGACTGTTGTAGAGGCAACCCCCATGTCAATGAAGGACAGATTGGCCAGGAGGAAGTACATGGGAGAATGTAGGTGAGaatcaaaaattaccaaaaagaaaatgaagagatttcCCAGGATTATCCCTAAATAGATCAAGGAAAATGTCAACATGAGAAAAACTTTAGTTTCCCAAGAAGTAGAGAGTCCCAGCAACACAAACTCAGAAACCACAGAATTATTTAGTCCATCCATTGACATGGGCAGAAGAGTTGATTCTCAAATCATCTGAGGATAGAAGATGATTAAAAAGTCACAGTCAgtgatataaatgtaaatttcctaTTTATTGCTAGTTTGTTCTTTGGGATACCTATCTTAAATTAGAAAGCATTTAATTGGATATGGAGAAATATTACAGATATGGAAACATTAAGGTGATCAAGAGAATGACtatacaaaagagaagaaaattattaatagTTTAGCTGGAAATGAATGGTATTACTTCCCTTCTATTCCATTTtcagatctttttattttgtgactcAAGGATTTCGGGACATTTCCCCTGATCACTTACTGAGATGTGAATAATTTCAGCTACTACTGTCAACTTCACAGTAATATTCTCACACTACTTTGCTAATTTTCCTTAACTGAATTTATTTCAATAGTCAAATAGAGATTTTTAGGCCCAAATTGCCTAATGCCTTTAACCTTGTTTCACCTTATATatgtgatttgtttttgtttttattatgtgtaATTTACCATAGACGTCAACTCTTAGATTGTgattatttgtaattttgattcATAACTACTGTCGTAGTACATCCCTCTACATTCAATTAAAATGTTGGATACAAAGACTGAACACTTGTAAGCAAAAAGCATTAATTAGACAATTAAAAGTTTAATAGATGACATTTATACAAAAGTTTGTACTAAGCACATTGTCTCATTTAAACCCTACATAATTCCATATGGAAGtactttttttagattcatttgaCTAATGAAGAAAGTCAGTCTTCGAGGGATCAAGTGTCAGAGCCAGGACATGTATCCAGAGCTGTAGGACACCATACCCATTCTTCTAACCATAGCACTGTGCTCTTCAAGGCTGGCCCCTTCCAGTATACACTGGATCTTCCCTAAGGATCTATCAGTTAAGCTTTCTTCacctttttgcttccttttacCTATTTACATAGttaagttgtttcttttttttaagattttatttatttatctgagacatAGAGTAGACACATGTCAGAgtgtgggtaggggcagagggagagggattagtctcagcagggagcccgatggatgaggactcaatcccaggaatgaGATGAATGTGGATTCTTAAACTACCAagacactcaggtgcctctacataattaagttctttttttaaaaaatcaaatctctgAATCTTGCatctcctaattttctttttctccctaacTCCTCATTGGCAATCCTCACTTTTTGTTCACGAATGGGCCAAAACAATTGAGTTTTCAAAATTCCTTGTGCATAGAAAGATATCTTGGATTATGAATATTTAACACAATAATCAGTTTTTAAtcatcattttcctttatctctctGTCATATTTGATATTGCTTATCATGCCCTCAGTTCTGTAACTCCCTGTGCCCTTGGATCCTTGGCTTTCATAAAGCCAATCCTCTCTCACTTCTTGCCAATGGAAGCTC of the Canis lupus familiaris isolate Mischka breed German Shepherd chromosome 30, alternate assembly UU_Cfam_GSD_1.0, whole genome shotgun sequence genome contains:
- the OR4G18 gene encoding olfactory receptor family 4 subfamily G member 18 (The RefSeq protein has 1 substitution compared to this genomic sequence); translated protein: MSMDGLNNSVVSEFVLLGLSTSWETKVFLMLTFSLIYLGIILGNLFIFFLVIFDSHLHSPMYFLLANLSFIDMGVASTTVPKMIGDLLNEYKIISFQGCMTQMCFIHIMGGVEMVLLIAMAFDRYIAICKPLHYLNIMNPKICVSFVITGWVIGVIHAMSQFAFIINLPFCGPNEVDSFYCDFPRIIKLACTDGVKFEFIIAANSGFMSMGTFFLLILSYVFILVTVWKRASGDLSKAFVTLSSHITVVVLFFTPCMFLYVWPFPTSSIDKYLFIADFAITPILNPIIYTLRNKDIKVSVKRLSKWGHYGRRC